Part of the Actinomycetota bacterium genome, GCTCGGCGCTCAGCGGCTCGCGTCGATGCTCGTGCCGCCGATGGTCGAGCGTGGCCGCGGCGACGTCGTGTTCGTCACCTCCGACTCGGTGCGCGTGCCCTGGCCCGGCGTCGCCTCCTACGTCTCGTCGAAATGGGGCCTCGAGGGCCTCGCGCGCGTGATGCAGATGGAGCTCGAAGGCACCGGAGTGCGCACTTCGATCGTGCGGCCCGGCCCGACGCTCACCGAGATGGGGACGCGCTGGGACCCCCAGCAGATCGGCGGCATGGTCGGCGACTTCAAGCGCTGGGGCGTCTTGCGGCACGGCAACCTTCTGCGCCCCGCCGACGTCGCCGCCGTGATCGCGCACATCGTCGCGACGCCGCGCGGTACGCACATCACCCTCGTCGATCTCCAGCCCGAAGGAGGCGCCTCGTGAGCACCACCATGCTGAAACCGCCGCCGCTCGTCTCCGGAGCCGACGCGGAGAACGGGCACCTCGAGGAGCTACGCCGCGACCCGATCGGCCTCATGCGCCGCGTCCGGGAGGAATGCGGCGAGGTCGGNNNNNNNNNNAGTTCCTGCTCGCCGACCGGCGGGTCGTGCTCCTGTCGGGAGCCGAGCCGAACGAGACGTTCTTCCGCGCGTCCGAGGAGGAGCTCAACCAGGCGGAGGCCTACCCGTTCATGACACCGATCTTCGGCAAGGGAGTCGTGTTCGACGCTCCGCCGGAGCGGCGCGCGGAGATGCTCCACAACCAATCGCTCAAGGATCGATACATGCGCGGGCACGCGCAGAAGATCGCAACCGAGGTCGAGGCCATGGTGTCGGCTTGGGAGACCAAGGGCGACATCGAC contains:
- a CDS encoding SDR family oxidoreductase translates to MRFPVHPDRRPAVVTGASSGIGEAIARSLAAAGHPVVLGARRVERCGSIAAEIEEAGGEAVALPLDVADEGSAKDFVAAAEKAFGPVEVLVSNAGESWPGTAAGTDPAEFARTVEINLLGAQRLASMLVPPMVERGRGDVVFVTSDSVRVPWPGVASYVSSKWGLEGLARVMQMELEGTGVRTSIVRPGPTLTEMGTRWDPQQIGGMVGDFKRWGVLRHGNLLRPADVAAVIAHIVATPRGTHITLVDLQPEGGAS